In Deinococcus maricopensis DSM 21211, the sequence CGGGTGTTCCAGCCGGGTTCGCGCTGCGTGGTAGGTTGCGCGTCATGAAGCCTGCCCCGCTGTTTGAGACGGCTGTGATTGCGGGCGTCGGCCTGATCGGGGGGAGCGTCGCGCATGGGCTGCGCGGGCGGTTCCTGGCCCGCCGAGTGATCGGGTACGACGCCAACTCGGATGCGCTGCGCACCGCCGAGGCGCTCGGCGCGATTGATGAAGCGCGCGCGACGCCCGGCCCGTGGCTGAACGGCGCGGACCTCGTGGTGCTGGCCGCGCCCGTGAAGGCCCTCCCGAAGCTCGCGGCGGACCTCGCGCCGCACCTGAACCCCAAAGCACTCGTGACGGACGTGGGCAGCGTGAAGGGCCCGGTGGCCGACGCGCTCGCGCAACTGGGTGTGCGGAATTTCGTGCCGGGGCACCCGATGGCCGGCAGTGAGCGCGGGGGGGTGGAGCACGCGTCGGCGGCGCTGCTGGAAAACGCCATCTGGGTGCTGACGCCCACGGACGACACGCCGCTCCCGGCGCTGTCGCGGGCGCGGACGCTGGTGGAGCACCTGGGGGCCGCGCCGGTGGTGATGCCGCCGGACGCGCACGATCATCTGGTGGCGACGATCAGCCACCTGCCGTACCTGGCGTCGCTGGCGCTGACGCACATGGTGGCGCGGGATGAGCGGCTGTCGCTGCTCGCGGCGGGCGGGTTCCGAGACCTGACGCGCGTGGCGAGCGGCGATCCGCGCATGAGCCGCGACATGGTCGTGGAAAACAAGGAGGCGCTGCGGGCGGCGCTCGTGCGGTTCCGGCGGGAGCTGGAGCGCCTGGAAGCGGACCTGGACGCGCCGGAGGAGTTGCTGGCGGCGGCGCATGAGGGGAAGCGCACGCGGGACAGCCTGCCGGTCGTGAAGCGCAGCCTGCTGCCGCCGAAGTTCGATCTGGTGGTGGCCGTGCCGGACCGGCCGAATCAGATCGGCGCAGTCACGCAGGCGCTGGGCGCGGCAGGCGTGAACATCAAGGACATTGAGGTGCT encodes:
- a CDS encoding prephenate dehydrogenase, which codes for MKPAPLFETAVIAGVGLIGGSVAHGLRGRFLARRVIGYDANSDALRTAEALGAIDEARATPGPWLNGADLVVLAAPVKALPKLAADLAPHLNPKALVTDVGSVKGPVADALAQLGVRNFVPGHPMAGSERGGVEHASAALLENAIWVLTPTDDTPLPALSRARTLVEHLGAAPVVMPPDAHDHLVATISHLPYLASLALTHMVARDERLSLLAAGGFRDLTRVASGDPRMSRDMVVENKEALRAALVRFRRELERLEADLDAPEELLAAAHEGKRTRDSLPVVKRSLLPPKFDLVVAVPDRPNQIGAVTQALGAAGVNIKDIEVLAIREEGGAIRLGLESVEDVASARTLLEGLGFETRGR